The DNA window CTTCAACCAATGCATCCACCATGAAGTCAGGTATCACTGTTCTATTCGGATCGCTCCTAATGACATTTTCATCAACTATCTCCTCAACACTCACAATAACTCTCTTAGCAGCGAAAGCTGCTTCCTTTATATCCCCAAGTATCCCCCACACTTGGACGTTACCATTCTTATCAGCTCTCTGAGCATGTATTATGGATACATCTGGATTTAATGCTGGGACCACGCATATCTCCCGACCAGTATATGGGCAGTTTAGAACCTTTATATTTGGATTGTACTTTGGGAGGTCGGATCCACGTAGTGATTTGAGGGGGATGAATGGGATATGTAATGCCCCAGCCGTAATCCTACATATCATGGAGAAATGCGTGTACTCTTCAATTTCAATGCTATTTGGATACCCCTTCTCCACAGCCCTCCTAAAAGCTCTAAGGGTACCAACACCGGGATTACCAGCCCAACTGAATACAACCTTCTTTGCACATCCAGCTGCAATCATTTGATCGAAAATTATGTCTGGAGTTAACCTACATAGCGTTAAATTCCTCTTCCTCTGCCTAATAATCTCATGTCCAGCTGAGAATGGTATTAGATGAGTGAATCCAGCCATATAAACT is part of the Candidatus Methanomethylicota archaeon genome and encodes:
- a CDS encoding CoA transferase subunit A, yielding MKEAIKKFVNDGDTVYMAGFTHLIPFSAGHEIIRQRKRNLTLCRLTPDIIFDQMIAAGCAKKVVFSWAGNPGVGTLRAFRRAVEKGYPNSIEIEEYTHFSMICRITAGALHIPFIPLKSLRGSDLPKYNPNIKVLNCPYTGREICVVPALNPDVSIIHAQRADKNGNVQVWGILGDIKEAAFAAKRVIVSVEEIVDENVIRSDPNRTVIPDFMVDALVEEPWAAHPSYAQGYYDRDNEFYIEWDKISMEPETLQKYLDEWVYGLENRAEYVKKLGVEKIMKLKPKSFYSLPVNYGMYM